From one Thalassobaculum sp. OXR-137 genomic stretch:
- a CDS encoding glycosyltransferase family 4 protein → MTRTNAALLYHPESFQIKRKELKGRHVASASFLEGFVRHSGTDRIVGAVSDMAFGEPFAQSVTEFRAGRTDGPVPEAETVSVSDHARLGDVGILFCGDPILSGHAQRRASAGHRRYSLCGITHTISSKSVQTGLASYLTAPLQPWDALICTSRAVRDVAEGLQRRHADRLGAVHGTRPRMNARLETIPLGMDATFYERLGADAEARASMRSRLGVAEDDIVVLFLGRLAFHAKAHPYPMYVAMQRAQERFRQEGRRLHFVMTGQFANVHVGPSFRDSAAEACPDVPVHFIDGTPGPESWASWAAADIFLSLSDNIQESFGITPIEAMAAGLPCVVSDWDGYKDTVPDGEVGFRIPTRMAPGGFGGGLARSYADDQTTYDRFIGTVCLMTEVEVEAAAQAIWRLATNPEMRRRMGAAGQARARTVYDWSVIVPRYQELWSELAEIRASAQECPQGPTQPAPVLEDPTMVFAGFASQPVTGSTRVTAVQESGVIDRLLANGMTNFTPGLVLEADACRALHDRIAAGASTVSALAEPVPADDRARLIRTVIWLAKFGVVSLSR, encoded by the coding sequence GTGACCAGGACCAACGCGGCGCTGCTGTATCATCCGGAATCCTTCCAGATTAAGCGCAAGGAACTGAAAGGGCGGCATGTCGCCAGTGCGAGCTTCCTGGAGGGCTTCGTGCGCCACAGCGGCACCGATCGGATCGTCGGCGCCGTCTCCGACATGGCGTTCGGCGAGCCCTTCGCGCAGTCGGTCACGGAGTTCCGCGCCGGCAGAACCGACGGTCCCGTGCCGGAGGCCGAGACCGTCTCGGTGTCCGACCACGCCCGCCTCGGCGACGTCGGTATCCTGTTCTGCGGCGATCCCATTCTGTCCGGCCACGCCCAGCGGCGCGCCTCGGCGGGGCACCGTCGCTATTCCCTGTGCGGGATCACCCATACGATCTCCAGCAAGAGCGTGCAGACCGGTCTTGCCAGTTATCTCACAGCGCCGCTGCAGCCCTGGGACGCGCTGATCTGCACGTCGCGGGCCGTGCGGGACGTCGCCGAGGGGCTGCAGCGGCGCCACGCCGACCGGTTGGGGGCGGTCCACGGCACCAGGCCACGGATGAACGCCCGGCTGGAAACCATTCCCCTGGGCATGGATGCCACATTCTACGAAAGGCTCGGCGCCGACGCTGAGGCACGGGCCTCGATGCGGTCCCGTCTCGGGGTGGCGGAGGATGATATCGTCGTGCTGTTCCTCGGGCGGCTCGCCTTCCACGCCAAGGCGCATCCCTATCCCATGTATGTTGCCATGCAGCGGGCGCAGGAGCGCTTCAGGCAGGAGGGTCGCCGACTTCACTTCGTGATGACCGGCCAGTTTGCAAACGTCCATGTGGGGCCGAGCTTCCGCGACTCGGCGGCGGAGGCCTGCCCGGACGTCCCGGTGCATTTCATCGACGGCACGCCCGGGCCGGAGTCCTGGGCGAGCTGGGCGGCGGCCGATATCTTCCTGTCCCTCTCCGACAACATCCAGGAGAGCTTCGGCATCACCCCGATCGAGGCGATGGCCGCCGGTTTGCCCTGCGTGGTCAGCGACTGGGACGGGTACAAGGACACGGTACCCGACGGGGAGGTGGGATTCCGTATTCCCACCCGCATGGCCCCCGGCGGATTCGGCGGCGGTCTCGCCAGATCCTATGCGGACGACCAGACCACCTACGACCGGTTCATCGGCACCGTCTGTCTGATGACCGAGGTGGAGGTGGAGGCGGCTGCCCAGGCGATCTGGCGCCTGGCGACCAATCCCGAGATGCGCCGTCGTATGGGGGCGGCGGGGCAGGCCCGGGCGCGGACGGTCTATGACTGGTCGGTCATCGTTCCGCGGTACCAGGAACTCTGGTCGGAACTGGCCGAGATCCGCGCCAGCGCGCAGGAGTGTCCCCAGGGCCCGACCCAGCCGGCGCCGGTCCTGGAGGACCCGACCATGGTCTTCGCCGGGTTTGCATCCCAGCCGGTCACCGGGAGCACGCGTGTGACGGCGGTTCAGGAGTCCGGCGTGATCGATCGACTGCTGGCCAACGGCATGACCAACTTCACGCCCGGTCTCGTTCTCGAGGCTGACGCCTGCCGGGCGCTCCACGACAGGATCGCGGCCGGCGCATCGACGGTGTCCGCCCTGGCCGAGCCCGTCCCGGCCGACGACCGCGCCCGGCTCATCCGGACGGTTATCTGGCTGGCCAAGTTCGGGGTGGTCTCCCTGTCCCGCTGA